ACCTGTTGAATGGAAAATACACCGGACGTTTCCTCACCATTGACGGTAATTCGGTCGGCGTAATCGTAAATATTCTGTCCGGGCACGGTAGTGCTTCCTGATATATTTAGTACGCCGGAAGCAGCCGAGCTTGCCTGCTGAAAGCGGGTATAATTATTACCGTGACCGTAGTCAATCGCTTTAGGAGCTTTCAGTACTACGATCTGTTCTGGATTAAACCCTAAATCCTGCTGCTGCATAAAACGAACCTGCTGACTTGCTACCAGCGTGAGCGCAATAAACACAAACGCTAGGGCGAACTGCCCCACCACCAATACTTTACGCAGGGAAGAGCCAGCACTACTTTTCGTAAATTGACCTTTTAGCACTTTCACGGGTTGGTAGCCTGATAAAATCAGCGCGGGATAGAACCCGCTGCCAATCACTAGCGCTAGTAGCCAGAGGTTTCCACTGACCACCATCAGTACCGGAATATTGATGGTGGTGTCAGTATCCAGCTCAAACTCTTCAGCTAAAATGGGAAACAATAGATATACTATGGCTGCTGCCACCGTTACGGCTATCAGATTGATGAGTAGGGTTTCTAGAAAGAATTGCCCAATGAGTTGGGTACGCTGTGCCCCTGCCACTTTCCGAATTCCAACTTCCCGGGCTCGCCGGAGAGCCTTTACGGTAGTTAGGTTTATAAAATTGATGTAAGCAATTAGTAGGATGAGTAACGCTAAAGCAGCCAGCAGATATACGTACTGGGCATTTCCAGGAACGGAAGCCTCTACCGGAGCTTCGTGCTGCAAATCTGAGTGCAGATGAATACTGGGCAACGACTGGAGGCCAAACTCCCACTGGATGTTCGCCTCAGCAAATCGCTTTTCGTTAAACTGCTCCACAATCGGTGAGAATTCACGCTCTAGCGAGAGCGGGTCAGTACCTTCGGTAAGCTGAAGGTAAGTGTAGGTGTTATTCCAGTCCCAAGAGTCATCAAACTGGTGACCGACAAACTCAAACAGCGTAGGGTAGGAGACCAGCACCCCCAGTCCGAGATGAGTGTTCTTCGGTATATCTGCCATTACTCCGGTTATTTCAAATTCTGGCGATTGCCCGTCAAAGTTTTCAGCATCGATGGTGATTGTTTCTCCCAAGGGGTTTTCCTGTCCAAACAATTGTTGGGCAGTACTTTCGCTAATCACGATACTGAATGGCTCAATCAATGCGGTTCGCGGATTACCTTGCAACAGGGGAAAAGAGAAGACAGAGAAGAAAGACGAGTCAGCCAAGTAAATCAACTTTTCGCTGGCGTATTGGTCTTGATACGTTAGCACCCCATCGGGGCCGAGAACCACCAGACGGGTGTGGTTTTTTACAGTAGAAAAGTTATCCTGAAAGTTGGTAGCCACTGCCGGGGCCACCTGAGGGGTCTGAATATCGAGTTCACCATCTTTGTAGATACGCTGGTACACCCGATAGGTGTCGTCGGCAGATGCATGGAATTGGTCGTAGCTTAATTCAAAAGCCACGTAACGAAAAATCATCCATCCGGCAGCCATACCTAGAGCCAATCCTAGAATGGTAATTAGAGAAAATAGTTTGCTCTTCCACAGAGTACGTAGTGCGATTTTAAAGTAATTCCTTAGCATAACGTTATACAATTAACGAGGTGCAATGAGCATTTAGCAATTGTTCACTGCGCCTGGTGCCCGGCACATTACTAAATGTTCATTGTTTAAGTTATTCATTTCGTAAATTATCTACTGGGTTTAGGAAGTGCTACTTTTTGCAGCCAATAACCGTATGAGTGCAGTGAATGAATGTGAACGTGGAGAGGCTCCATCTTTTTGATGAAGTTGCAGAAGTGCATTGAGAAAGAAGGTTAGTTGAACAAATGATTGTAATTCAACTATTGATTAAACTCTTAATCTGCTCGCGGTAGCTTCGGCTGCTGTTAAGTGTGTGGCTCGTAGTGAGGGTGAGCTGGTACTCATTGCCGTGAGGTTGGGGAGCAATTTCCTGAAGAAAATTTTGATTTACAATACTGGATTTATGGATACGTACAAAGGGCGGGTTGGGTAAACTCACTTCCATCTTTTTTAAGCTATCTCTCAGCAAATAAAACCGTTCCTTTACATGAATCTTTACATAATAATCGTAGGCTTCAATCCAGGCAATTTCTGAAAAGGGGAGAAAATGAATTTTTCCATCTACTTTCACGGTGAGCCGTTCCGAAGCGGATGCTTCAGTGTTAATCAATTGGCTAGATTGACTGGTTTTTAGCTGCGACTGAATGAAGCCAGACACTTGTTGGTTGGAGGTGCTTCTTTGCTCAATGATCTGCTTGGCATGATTCAGTGCGGCGTAGAAGCGTTCATCGGTAAAGGGTTTTAGCAAATAGTCGATGGCGTGTACCTCGAAGGCTTTCAGGGTATACTCGTCGTAGGCGGTGGTGAAAATTGTGGCGGGCAAATACTCTTCAGCGATGCTATTTAGCACTTCAAACCCGTTAACCTGCGGCATTTGAATATCCAGAAACAACAATTCCGGATGGTACTCTCGAATGGCCTGAATGGCTTCAATGCCATTCGCACAAATAGCCACTACGTTAATCTGCTGATCTCGAGCAAGTAGCTCGGCCACTCCGTTTCGGGCTTCCAGTTCATCATCTACAATAACCGCTTTTATCTTTTCCATGAAGTATCAAGATACCAAAATGCTCGGAATTATTGTGCTTTATTTGTCTGAGGTAACACAATTCTTACCAGCACCCCGTCTTCCCGCTCAGTAATCTGAAATTTGAAGTTACCTTGGTAGAGCTGCATCAGCCGATTTACCGTATTACCCAAACCAATTCCCTGGTGACTGACAAAATTCCAATCGTCGGGAAGCTGGTTTCCGGTATTAAATACTTCCATCACTAGTTGGTCAGGTTCCAATTGAGCCGATATGGTGAGCCGAGCGGCTTGTAAGCTTTGCGAAATCCCGTGTTTAAACGCATTTTCCACAATAGGCTGTAGAATTAAGTTAGGCACTTTTACCGCTAAAGCTTCGTCCTCAATAGTTTGCTCTACCGTGAGCCGATCTTGGTAACGGGATTTTTCAATAGTCAAGTACTGATCGATGAGTTGTAGTTCGTCTTTCAGCGGTACAAATGCTTGGCGATTTTGGCTTAGGCTATTTCTGAGCATCTCACTGAGGCTACTCAGCATGGTTATTGCCGCGGGCTGATCGTTTTTCCGAACCATCATGGCAATGGTATTCAGGGCATTAAACAAAAAATGAGGTTGCATCTGTAACTTCATCTGGTCTAACTGACCCTCGGAAAGCTGATTTTGTAGCTCGCGGGAAATAAGCCGCTCACTATGGTACCGATGGCGGTTTTCTAACGCCAGCAATACCAGTAGTATAATCCAATAGACCGTTACGCCTACAAAAATATCGAACCAAGTTTGTTCCCATAGCGCAATCAGTTCTTGCCAGGTCTTAGATTCTTGAGGTAAGAATAGCCGCTCTAGTAGCAAACCACTGAGGTAGCTTAGTGCTTTATGAGTAGCACCAAATACTAAGCTGATTCCGAAGTGAAACACTCCGAACCACCGCT
This region of Tunicatimonas pelagia genomic DNA includes:
- a CDS encoding ABC transporter permease yields the protein MLRNYFKIALRTLWKSKLFSLITILGLALGMAAGWMIFRYVAFELSYDQFHASADDTYRVYQRIYKDGELDIQTPQVAPAVATNFQDNFSTVKNHTRLVVLGPDGVLTYQDQYASEKLIYLADSSFFSVFSFPLLQGNPRTALIEPFSIVISESTAQQLFGQENPLGETITIDAENFDGQSPEFEITGVMADIPKNTHLGLGVLVSYPTLFEFVGHQFDDSWDWNNTYTYLQLTEGTDPLSLEREFSPIVEQFNEKRFAEANIQWEFGLQSLPSIHLHSDLQHEAPVEASVPGNAQYVYLLAALALLILLIAYINFINLTTVKALRRAREVGIRKVAGAQRTQLIGQFFLETLLINLIAVTVAAAIVYLLFPILAEEFELDTDTTINIPVLMVVSGNLWLLALVIGSGFYPALILSGYQPVKVLKGQFTKSSAGSSLRKVLVVGQFALAFVFIALTLVASQQVRFMQQQDLGFNPEQIVVLKAPKAIDYGHGNNYTRFQQASSAASGVLNISGSTTVPGQNIYDYADRITVNGEETSGVFSIQQVATSYFQQYDIKILAGRTFSDILGHQTVINYSALKLLGFNNAQEALGKTLEQNGRQEEIIGVVQDFHHQSLKKAIEPILFQSRSTFNYYTVKVQTNNLSRTLEQLQENYQSLFPGSPFEYFFLDEFFNRQYQSERQFNALFRLFSGLAVVIACLGLLALSSFNLTQRTKEIGIRKVLGASVSNLIVLLSTDYLKLIGIALVIAVPVANYFATEWLNNFAYAIDISVGLLLLPGVIILTLTLLTISSQTLTAARRNPVNSLREE
- a CDS encoding LytR/AlgR family response regulator transcription factor: MEKIKAVIVDDELEARNGVAELLARDQQINVVAICANGIEAIQAIREYHPELLFLDIQMPQVNGFEVLNSIAEEYLPATIFTTAYDEYTLKAFEVHAIDYLLKPFTDERFYAALNHAKQIIEQRSTSNQQVSGFIQSQLKTSQSSQLINTEASASERLTVKVDGKIHFLPFSEIAWIEAYDYYVKIHVKERFYLLRDSLKKMEVSLPNPPFVRIHKSSIVNQNFLQEIAPQPHGNEYQLTLTTSHTLNSSRSYREQIKSLINS
- a CDS encoding sensor histidine kinase translates to MSRLSRIFQIKYFLLYNAGVWLIVGLISLLWYYSLASDWNTAYNLRSSIRHPLATVLSFWILSFVVFDLFLATRHYPKRWFGVFHFGISLVFGATHKALSYLSGLLLERLFLPQESKTWQELIALWEQTWFDIFVGVTVYWIILLVLLALENRHRYHSERLISRELQNQLSEGQLDQMKLQMQPHFLFNALNTIAMMVRKNDQPAAITMLSSLSEMLRNSLSQNRQAFVPLKDELQLIDQYLTIEKSRYQDRLTVEQTIEDEALAVKVPNLILQPIVENAFKHGISQSLQAARLTISAQLEPDQLVMEVFNTGNQLPDDWNFVSHQGIGLGNTVNRLMQLYQGNFKFQITEREDGVLVRIVLPQTNKAQ